The following are encoded together in the Bacillus cereus group sp. RP43 genome:
- the thiM gene encoding hydroxyethylthiazole kinase: protein MNMKEISKVVDLVRESNPLVHNITNVVVTNFTANGLLALGASPVMAYAKEEVAEMASIAGALVLNMGTLRPEEVEAMLLAGKSANTNGVPVLFDPVGAGATSYRTEVARYIPAEIDLAIIRGNAAEIANVINEKWEIKGVDAGTGNGNVVNIAKQAADELNTVAVITGEEDVVTDGERTILIQNGHPILTKVTGTGCLLTSVIGAFVAVEKDYVKAAVAALTFYGVAAELAAAKTVEKGPGSFQIEFLNQLANTTSGDIEKYGKIEII from the coding sequence ATGAATATGAAAGAAATTAGTAAAGTAGTGGATTTGGTAAGAGAGTCTAATCCGCTCGTTCATAATATTACAAATGTTGTTGTAACAAATTTTACAGCTAACGGTTTGTTAGCGTTAGGGGCATCGCCTGTAATGGCGTATGCAAAAGAAGAAGTAGCAGAAATGGCTAGCATTGCGGGAGCTCTTGTTTTAAATATGGGTACACTTCGTCCTGAAGAGGTAGAAGCGATGTTACTTGCTGGTAAATCGGCAAATACAAATGGTGTACCAGTATTGTTTGATCCAGTTGGGGCAGGAGCAACTTCTTATCGAACAGAAGTTGCGAGATATATTCCAGCTGAAATCGATTTAGCGATAATTCGTGGAAATGCGGCTGAAATTGCTAATGTTATTAATGAGAAATGGGAAATTAAAGGTGTGGACGCTGGTACTGGAAACGGTAATGTTGTAAATATTGCAAAACAGGCAGCGGATGAATTAAATACAGTTGCAGTAATTACTGGAGAAGAAGATGTTGTTACAGATGGAGAGCGAACTATTCTTATTCAAAATGGCCACCCTATTTTAACGAAAGTTACTGGAACAGGTTGTTTACTAACTTCTGTAATAGGAGCATTTGTAGCGGTAGAAAAGGATTATGTAAAGGCAGCAGTAGCGGCATTAACATTTTATGGTGTAGCTGCGGAACTGGCAGCTGCCAAGACAGTGGAAAAGGGACCGGGTAGTTTCCAAATTGAATTTTTAAATCAGTTAGCGAATACCACTTCAGGTGATATTGAGAAGTATGGGAAGATTGAGATTATATAG
- the topB gene encoding DNA topoisomerase III has product MSKSVVIAEKPSVARDIARVLKCDKKGNGYLEGSKYIVTWALGHLVTLADPESYDVKYKKWDLEDLPMLPERLKLTVIKQTGKQFNAVKSQLLRKDVNEIIIATDAGREGELVARWIIDKVKMQKPIKRLWISSVTDKAIKDGFANLKPGKAYDNLYASAVARSEADWYIGLNATRALTTRFNAQLNCGRVQTPTVAMIASREDEIKHFKAQTYYGIEAQTAERLKLTWQDTKGNSRSFNKEKTDAIVNKISKQNATVVDIDKKQKKSFAPGLYDLTELQRDANKIFGYSAKETLNIMQKLYEQHKVLTYPRTDSRYISSDIVGTLPERLKACGVGEYRPLAHKVLQKPVKSNKSFVDDSKVSDHHAIIPTESYVNFSAFTDKERKIYDLVVKRFLAVLFPAFEYEQLTLRTKIGDETFIARGKTILHAGWKEVYANRFEDDDASDDVKEQILPRIEKGDTLNIKLIVQTSGQTKAPARFNEATLLSAMENPTKYMDTQNKQLADTLKSTGGLGTVATRADIIDKLFNSFLLEKRGKDIHITSKGRQLLDLVPEELKSPTLTGEWEQKLEAIAKGKLKKEVFISEMKNYTKEIVAEIKSSDKKYKHDNISTKSCPDCGKPMLEVNGKKGKMLVCQDRECGHRKNVSRTTNARCPQCKKKLELRGEGAGQIFACKCGYREKLSTFQERRKKESGSKADKRDVQKYMKQQNKEEEPLNNPFAEALKKLKFD; this is encoded by the coding sequence ATGTCAAAAAGCGTTGTAATCGCTGAAAAACCTTCCGTTGCACGTGATATCGCACGTGTACTGAAATGTGATAAAAAAGGAAACGGCTATCTTGAAGGTAGTAAATATATTGTTACTTGGGCTTTAGGTCATCTCGTTACATTAGCTGATCCAGAAAGCTATGATGTGAAATATAAAAAATGGGATTTAGAAGATTTACCAATGCTACCTGAGCGTTTAAAACTAACAGTTATTAAACAAACAGGGAAACAGTTTAATGCTGTGAAAAGCCAACTACTTAGAAAAGACGTAAATGAAATCATTATAGCTACTGACGCCGGTCGTGAGGGAGAGTTGGTCGCACGCTGGATTATCGATAAAGTTAAAATGCAGAAACCGATTAAACGTCTATGGATTTCATCTGTTACCGATAAAGCAATTAAAGATGGCTTCGCAAATTTAAAACCAGGAAAAGCATATGACAATCTATACGCTTCGGCTGTCGCACGTTCAGAGGCTGACTGGTATATCGGACTTAATGCGACTCGAGCATTAACTACTCGCTTTAATGCCCAACTAAATTGTGGTCGTGTTCAAACACCTACTGTAGCCATGATTGCAAGCCGTGAAGATGAAATCAAACATTTCAAAGCTCAAACTTACTATGGTATCGAAGCTCAAACAGCTGAGAGATTAAAGCTAACTTGGCAAGATACAAAAGGAAATAGCCGTAGCTTTAATAAAGAAAAAACTGATGCAATCGTGAACAAAATTAGTAAGCAAAATGCTACTGTTGTAGACATTGATAAAAAACAAAAGAAGTCGTTCGCTCCTGGTCTTTACGATTTAACTGAGCTACAACGTGATGCGAATAAAATATTTGGTTACTCTGCGAAAGAAACATTAAACATTATGCAAAAATTATATGAACAGCATAAAGTTTTAACGTACCCTCGTACAGATTCACGCTATATTTCATCTGATATTGTCGGAACACTTCCAGAGCGTCTGAAGGCTTGCGGAGTTGGAGAATACCGTCCTTTAGCACATAAAGTATTGCAGAAACCTGTAAAATCTAATAAATCATTTGTTGATGATAGTAAAGTAAGTGATCATCACGCAATTATTCCAACAGAGAGCTATGTAAACTTCTCAGCTTTCACAGATAAAGAACGTAAAATTTATGACTTAGTTGTAAAACGTTTCTTAGCTGTTTTATTCCCGGCCTTTGAATATGAACAACTAACATTGCGCACGAAAATTGGTGACGAAACGTTCATCGCACGCGGAAAAACGATTTTACATGCTGGTTGGAAAGAGGTTTATGCAAATCGGTTTGAAGATGATGATGCAAGCGATGATGTAAAAGAACAAATCTTACCTCGCATCGAAAAAGGCGATACATTAAACATAAAACTAATTGTCCAAACATCGGGTCAAACGAAAGCACCTGCACGCTTTAATGAAGCAACATTACTTTCAGCAATGGAAAACCCAACAAAATACATGGATACGCAAAACAAACAACTTGCTGACACGTTAAAGTCAACTGGTGGATTAGGTACTGTAGCTACACGAGCTGATATTATCGACAAGTTATTCAATTCGTTCTTGCTTGAAAAACGTGGTAAAGATATTCATATTACTTCAAAAGGCCGTCAGTTACTTGATTTAGTGCCAGAAGAACTGAAATCTCCTACACTAACTGGTGAATGGGAGCAAAAGTTAGAAGCTATCGCTAAAGGAAAATTAAAGAAAGAAGTATTCATTTCAGAAATGAAGAACTATACGAAAGAAATTGTTGCTGAAATTAAATCGAGTGATAAAAAATATAAACATGACAACATTTCAACGAAGTCTTGTCCAGACTGTGGTAAACCGATGTTAGAAGTAAACGGTAAAAAAGGTAAAATGCTTGTATGCCAAGATCGCGAATGTGGTCACCGTAAAAATGTATCCCGTACTACAAACGCACGCTGTCCTCAGTGTAAAAAGAAACTAGAACTTCGTGGTGAAGGAGCGGGCCAAATTTTCGCATGTAAATGTGGCTATCGTGAGAAACTTTCTACATTCCAAGAGAGACGTAAAAAAGAATCCGGCAGCAAAGCTGATAAACGTGACGTCCAAAAATATATGAAACAACAGAACAAAGAGGAAGAACCATTAAACAATCCATTCGCAGAAGCATTAAAGAAATTAAAATTTGATTAA
- a CDS encoding YhgE/Pip domain-containing protein: MKQIWRIYKTDLRNVAKHWAAIVIVLGLMILPSLYAWFNIKASWDPYGNTKGIQIAVSNQDVGSNLRGKDINIGKEIVDSLKKDKNFGWKFVDEKQAIYGVERGDYSASITIPKDFSEKIATVLNENPQKPELDYYVNEKVNAIAPKITAKGASGLTEEVSKNFVKTANGEIFEIFNDLGIDLETNLPSIEKVKDLVFKLEAQFPEMNTLMDKALDDATRAEDIVKVAQKDLPVVESVINDGQEALANLDKFFARQDQTLKNAPGTIRNDLVAAKGVMDSAAAFTDFLMNPGVDLNIPDFSGMNGLPEFPARPDLSKLNNDGYKSIAQNINQTVNNVLSSSRAGTAYGKSVVNGLQNGKFDPEQAKKDLNAVSDQLQSRTEGISYLINVFTELQKSVTTDFGKSFFQGRVDRLTKLKGGMENANNGIKDIVNAIGTGQEVKKDVTDVANQKLDAANALIDQAEKDYNETFVADYKKAVSTVDQAKADANAAYDNAKADYDKVKNGIEGAKADLQKAKEDVKNRGINDLDSTKVALNSLNGQFQSGIGLIDDMIPVLESTNKVLADVNSDKNLNNGIAKLNKAKSSLQKGVEATNKGITLLNNGQKPTKDVIESINNAAKGGAAQLADVLSTYDSEIVPNFNTAIARTKEMSKNTTQILNDADKKLPDVKKLLEDSSKGLVDGRKKLADIKAEMPETEKKIKELADKIRDFESEEDIKDIIRLLKNDVEKQSDYFANPVNLKENKLFAMPNYGSAMSPFYTVLALWVGALLMVSLLTVEVHEEGANYKSHEVYFGRLLTFLTIGLSQAFIVSMGDIFLLGTYVVDKFWFVLFSLFIGGVFVCIVYSLVSIFGNVGKSMAIILLVLQVAGSGGTFPIQMTPPFFQAIYPFLPFTYAISAIRETVGGMLWDIVTRDLLVLSVFVVVMIVAALLLKTPINKSSEKFVENAKGSKIIH, from the coding sequence ATGAAACAGATTTGGCGTATTTATAAGACAGATTTACGGAATGTAGCCAAACATTGGGCTGCAATTGTTATTGTTTTAGGGTTAATGATTTTACCATCGTTATATGCATGGTTTAACATTAAGGCTTCTTGGGATCCTTACGGAAATACGAAAGGAATCCAGATTGCAGTTTCTAACCAAGATGTTGGATCAAATTTAAGAGGGAAAGATATTAACATTGGGAAAGAAATTGTAGATTCACTTAAGAAGGATAAAAATTTTGGATGGAAGTTTGTCGATGAAAAGCAAGCAATTTATGGAGTAGAGCGTGGAGATTATTCCGCAAGTATTACTATTCCAAAAGATTTTTCTGAAAAGATTGCAACAGTCTTGAATGAAAACCCACAGAAACCAGAACTTGATTACTATGTAAATGAAAAAGTAAATGCGATTGCACCGAAAATTACAGCTAAAGGTGCATCGGGTCTTACAGAAGAGGTTAGTAAAAACTTTGTTAAAACAGCAAACGGTGAGATTTTTGAAATCTTCAATGACCTTGGAATCGATTTAGAAACAAACTTACCAAGTATCGAGAAAGTAAAAGATCTTGTATTTAAATTAGAAGCGCAGTTCCCAGAAATGAATACACTTATGGATAAGGCATTAGATGATGCGACTCGAGCGGAAGATATCGTGAAAGTAGCACAAAAAGATCTACCTGTTGTAGAGAGTGTAATAAATGATGGGCAAGAAGCGTTGGCAAATTTAGATAAGTTCTTTGCAAGACAAGATCAAACATTAAAGAATGCTCCAGGAACGATAAGAAATGATTTAGTAGCAGCCAAAGGTGTTATGGATAGCGCAGCTGCATTTACTGACTTTTTAATGAATCCGGGTGTAGATTTAAATATCCCTGATTTTTCTGGAATGAATGGATTACCTGAATTCCCGGCGAGACCGGATCTTTCTAAGTTGAACAATGATGGTTACAAAAGTATAGCGCAAAATATTAATCAAACAGTAAATAATGTTTTAAGTTCATCCCGTGCAGGAACGGCTTATGGGAAAAGTGTTGTAAATGGATTGCAAAATGGAAAATTTGATCCGGAACAAGCAAAGAAAGATTTAAATGCGGTATCAGATCAATTGCAATCTCGTACAGAGGGTATTTCGTATCTTATTAATGTATTTACCGAACTTCAGAAATCAGTAACGACTGATTTTGGTAAAAGCTTTTTCCAAGGACGAGTGGATCGCCTGACGAAGCTTAAAGGCGGTATGGAAAATGCAAATAACGGTATTAAAGATATTGTAAATGCTATTGGTACAGGACAAGAAGTAAAGAAAGATGTAACAGATGTAGCTAATCAAAAATTAGATGCAGCAAATGCGTTAATTGATCAAGCTGAAAAAGATTATAATGAAACATTTGTAGCAGATTATAAAAAAGCAGTTAGCACAGTAGATCAAGCTAAAGCTGATGCAAATGCAGCATATGATAATGCAAAAGCAGATTACGATAAAGTAAAAAATGGCATTGAAGGTGCAAAAGCTGATTTACAAAAGGCGAAAGAAGATGTAAAAAATAGAGGTATTAACGATTTAGATTCAACGAAAGTAGCTTTAAATAGTTTAAATGGTCAATTCCAATCTGGAATCGGTTTAATTGATGATATGATTCCAGTTCTAGAAAGCACAAATAAGGTTTTAGCGGATGTAAATAGTGATAAAAACCTTAATAATGGAATTGCAAAATTAAATAAAGCGAAAAGCAGTTTGCAAAAAGGTGTAGAGGCAACGAATAAGGGGATTACACTTCTTAACAATGGCCAGAAACCTACAAAAGATGTAATTGAAAGTATTAACAATGCAGCAAAAGGTGGAGCAGCTCAATTAGCAGATGTATTGTCCACGTATGATTCAGAAATTGTTCCGAACTTTAATACAGCAATTGCTCGTACAAAAGAGATGTCGAAAAATACAACTCAAATTTTAAATGATGCAGACAAAAAGCTTCCAGATGTTAAAAAATTACTAGAAGATTCATCAAAAGGCTTAGTAGACGGTAGAAAGAAATTAGCAGACATTAAAGCTGAAATGCCGGAGACTGAGAAAAAGATTAAAGAATTAGCAGATAAAATTCGTGATTTTGAATCAGAAGAGGATATAAAAGACATCATTCGTTTATTGAAAAACGATGTTGAAAAGCAAAGTGATTACTTTGCGAATCCAGTAAATTTAAAAGAGAATAAATTATTTGCGATGCCGAACTACGGTTCAGCAATGTCACCATTCTATACAGTGCTTGCATTATGGGTAGGCGCATTATTAATGGTTTCATTATTAACGGTAGAAGTACACGAAGAGGGCGCGAATTATAAGAGCCATGAAGTTTACTTCGGACGTTTATTAACATTCTTAACGATAGGTCTTTCACAAGCGTTTATCGTATCAATGGGAGATATATTCTTACTCGGTACGTACGTAGTCGATAAGTTCTGGTTTGTGTTATTTAGTTTATTTATTGGGGGAGTCTTTGTTTGTATCGTATACTCACTGGTTTCTATTTTTGGAAACGTTGGGAAATCGATGGCGATCATTTTACTTGTACTGCAAGTAGCGGGATCAGGCGGAACATTCCCAATTCAAATGACACCACCGTTCTTCCAAGCAATTTATCCGTTCTTACCATTCACATATGCAATTAGTGCAATTCGTGAAACAGTTGGCGGAATGCTTTGGGATATAGTAACTAGAGATTTACTTGTGTTAAGTGTTTTCGTAGTAGTTATGATTGTTGCTGCGTTATTACTGAAAACACCAATTAACAAATCAAGTGAAAAATTCGTTGAGAATGCAAAAGGAAGTAAAATCATTCATTAA
- a CDS encoding endonuclease/exonuclease/phosphatase family protein yields MKLLTLNCHSWQEENQIEKIKYLAKAIQEEDYDVIALQEVSQSIQAENVCGNKKKDNFGLLLLEELRALNVKEYNIIWDFSHIGYDVYEEGLAIITKHNIVKEDTFFVSENKDTTYWKTRKIVSATIAYNDKNITFYSCHLGWWNDEEESFKDQVDRLMERVNSNELFFLMGDFNNNARLEGEGYEYTMQKGLYDTYELAIEKDEGTTVQGEIAGWDENKQNLRIDLILSNQSKTVNSSKVIFNGTNRNVISDHFGVEVQLDI; encoded by the coding sequence ATGAAATTGCTAACTTTAAATTGTCACTCTTGGCAAGAAGAGAATCAAATTGAAAAAATAAAGTATCTTGCTAAAGCAATTCAAGAAGAAGATTATGATGTGATCGCATTGCAAGAAGTAAGTCAGTCTATACAAGCTGAAAATGTATGCGGTAACAAGAAAAAAGATAATTTTGGACTTTTACTGCTAGAAGAGTTAAGAGCATTAAATGTAAAAGAATACAATATTATTTGGGATTTCTCTCATATTGGATATGATGTGTACGAAGAAGGGTTAGCAATTATAACAAAGCACAACATTGTAAAGGAAGATACGTTCTTTGTCTCAGAAAATAAGGATACAACGTATTGGAAAACACGCAAAATTGTAAGTGCAACAATTGCTTATAATGATAAGAATATAACGTTTTATTCTTGCCATCTCGGTTGGTGGAATGATGAAGAAGAATCATTCAAAGACCAAGTTGATCGTTTAATGGAGCGTGTAAATAGCAATGAACTTTTCTTCTTAATGGGTGATTTTAATAACAATGCTCGTTTGGAAGGAGAGGGTTATGAGTATACGATGCAAAAAGGTTTATATGACACATATGAACTAGCGATAGAGAAGGATGAAGGAACAACTGTCCAAGGAGAGATTGCTGGTTGGGATGAAAATAAACAAAACTTACGAATCGACCTAATATTAAGCAATCAAAGTAAAACAGTTAATTCTTCAAAAGTCATTTTTAATGGAACAAATCGAAATGTAATTTCTGATCATTTCGGTGTAGAAGTACAATTAGATATATAA
- a CDS encoding PTS transporter subunit IIBC, translated as MKITSFDFWQKFGKALLVVVAVMPAAGLMISIGKLIGMSAGDINAVHTIARVMEDIGWAIITNLHILFAVAIGGSWAKDRAGGAFAALLAFVLTNRITGAIFGVNAQMLADSKATVSSVLAGDLIVKDYFTSVLGAPALNMGVFVGIITGFLGANLYNKYYNYNKLPQALAFFNGKRFVPFVVIVWSTVTAIVLSLLWPFIQSGLNEFGRWIAASKDSAPVVAPFVYGTLERLLLPFGLHHMLTIPMNYTELGGTYTMLTGSKVGQIVAGQDPLWLAWITDLNNLLANGDTKAYNDLLNNVVPARFKAGQVIGSTAALMGIAFAMFRNVDKEKRAKYKPMFLSAALAVFLTGVTEPIEFMFMFIAPVLYVVYAITTGLAFALADLIDLRVHAFGFIELITRTPMMVNAGLTRDLINFVIVSLVFFGLNFTLFNFLIKKFNLPTPGRAGNYIDNEDESTEGTGNVQDGSLATKVIDLLGGKDNIADVDACMTRLRVTVKDLDVVAPEAKWKQNGALGLIVKDKGVQAVYGPKADVLKSDIQDMLGA; from the coding sequence ATGAAAATTACGTCTTTTGATTTTTGGCAAAAGTTCGGGAAAGCATTATTAGTTGTTGTAGCTGTAATGCCAGCAGCTGGTTTAATGATTTCCATCGGTAAGCTAATTGGGATGTCTGCTGGGGATATTAACGCAGTTCATACAATTGCTCGTGTAATGGAAGACATCGGTTGGGCAATTATTACAAACTTACACATTTTATTCGCAGTAGCAATTGGGGGATCTTGGGCGAAGGATCGCGCAGGTGGTGCATTTGCAGCACTATTAGCATTCGTCTTAACAAACCGAATTACAGGAGCTATATTTGGAGTAAACGCTCAAATGTTAGCGGATTCAAAAGCGACAGTTTCTTCAGTATTAGCAGGAGATTTAATTGTAAAAGATTACTTTACTTCTGTACTTGGTGCACCAGCATTAAACATGGGAGTTTTCGTAGGGATTATCACAGGGTTCTTAGGAGCTAATTTATATAACAAATACTATAACTATAATAAGCTGCCACAGGCATTAGCATTCTTTAATGGAAAACGTTTCGTACCATTCGTTGTAATTGTTTGGTCTACAGTCACTGCGATTGTATTATCACTTTTATGGCCATTTATCCAAAGTGGATTAAATGAATTTGGCCGCTGGATCGCAGCATCTAAAGATAGTGCACCAGTTGTTGCGCCATTTGTATATGGAACATTAGAACGTTTATTATTACCATTTGGATTACATCATATGTTAACGATTCCGATGAACTACACAGAGCTAGGCGGAACATATACGATGCTAACTGGCTCAAAAGTTGGACAAATTGTAGCAGGGCAAGATCCATTATGGCTTGCATGGATTACAGATTTAAATAATTTATTAGCAAATGGAGATACGAAAGCATATAACGATTTATTAAATAACGTTGTACCAGCTCGTTTCAAAGCTGGACAAGTTATCGGCTCTACAGCAGCGTTAATGGGGATTGCGTTTGCGATGTTCCGTAATGTTGATAAAGAAAAACGTGCAAAATATAAACCAATGTTCTTATCAGCAGCATTAGCAGTATTCTTAACAGGTGTAACAGAACCAATTGAATTCATGTTCATGTTTATTGCTCCAGTATTATATGTTGTATATGCTATTACAACAGGACTTGCATTCGCATTAGCAGATTTAATTGATTTACGTGTTCATGCATTCGGATTTATTGAGTTAATTACACGTACACCAATGATGGTCAATGCAGGATTAACGAGAGACTTAATTAACTTTGTCATTGTTTCATTAGTGTTCTTCGGTCTAAACTTTACATTATTTAACTTCTTAATCAAAAAGTTCAACTTACCAACACCAGGGCGTGCAGGTAACTATATTGATAATGAAGATGAGTCAACAGAAGGAACAGGAAATGTACAAGACGGTTCATTAGCAACAAAAGTTATTGATTTATTGGGCGGAAAAGATAATATTGCTGACGTAGATGCTTGTATGACACGTTTACGTGTAACAGTAAAAGATTTAGATGTTGTTGCACCAGAAGCAAAATGGAAACAAAATGGTGCTTTAGGACTTATTGTAAAAGATAAAGGTGTACAAGCAGTATATGGCCCGAAAGCTGACGTATTAAAGTCAGACATTCAAGATATGTTAGGTGCGTAA
- a CDS encoding alpha-glucosidase has protein sequence MNKTWWKEAVAYQIYPRSFMDSNGDGIGDLQGIIAKLDYLKDLGIDVIWICPMYKSPNDDNGYDISDYQDIMDEFGTMEDFDMLLDEVHKRDMKLIIDLVINHTSDEHPWFIESRSSKDNPKRDWYIWQDGKDGAEPNNWESIFNGSAWEYDEVTEQYYLHLFSRKQPDLNWENKEVREVLYDTVNWWLDKGIDGFRVDAISHIKKEEGLKDMPNPKGLKYVPSFDKHMNVNGIQPLLEELKENTFAKYDIMTVGEANGVKVEDADLWVGEENGKFNMVFQFEHLSLWDAEKKKDLDVVELKKVLTKWQKGLENKGWNALYIENHDKPRIVSTWGNDKEYWRESATALGAMYFFMHGTPFIYQGQEIGMTNVQFPNIEDYDDVAVKNLYREKIAEGVSHQDMMEIIWASCRDNSRTPMQWNDEMNAGFTTNAPWFGMNPNYKEINVEKQKNEEKSIFNFYKKMIALKKEHDVLNYGTYDLLLEDDPQIYAYTRTLQDEKVIVISNISKEEVVYNEPSFALERKRLLLNNYEVAKHEQVTTITLKPYETRVYRIS, from the coding sequence ATGAATAAGACATGGTGGAAAGAAGCTGTCGCTTATCAAATTTATCCACGTAGCTTTATGGATTCAAATGGTGATGGTATTGGAGATTTACAGGGTATTATTGCAAAACTGGATTATTTAAAAGATTTAGGTATAGATGTAATTTGGATTTGTCCAATGTATAAATCACCTAATGACGATAATGGTTATGATATTAGTGACTATCAAGACATTATGGATGAATTTGGTACGATGGAAGATTTTGATATGCTACTAGATGAAGTTCATAAGCGTGACATGAAGCTTATTATTGATTTAGTTATTAATCATACAAGTGATGAACATCCGTGGTTTATTGAATCACGTTCTTCTAAAGACAATCCGAAGCGTGATTGGTATATTTGGCAGGATGGTAAAGACGGCGCGGAACCAAACAATTGGGAAAGTATTTTTAATGGTTCTGCATGGGAATATGATGAAGTGACAGAGCAATATTATTTACATTTATTCTCGCGTAAACAACCAGATTTGAACTGGGAGAATAAAGAAGTTCGTGAAGTTTTATATGATACTGTTAATTGGTGGCTTGATAAAGGTATTGATGGTTTCCGCGTCGATGCGATTAGTCATATTAAAAAAGAAGAAGGCCTCAAGGATATGCCAAATCCAAAAGGGTTAAAGTATGTGCCTTCTTTTGACAAACATATGAATGTAAATGGTATTCAGCCATTACTAGAAGAATTAAAAGAAAATACATTTGCTAAATACGATATTATGACTGTTGGAGAAGCAAATGGTGTGAAAGTTGAAGATGCTGATCTTTGGGTTGGAGAAGAGAATGGTAAATTCAATATGGTATTCCAATTTGAGCATTTAAGCTTATGGGATGCAGAAAAGAAGAAAGATCTTGATGTTGTTGAGTTGAAAAAAGTATTAACGAAATGGCAAAAAGGTTTAGAAAATAAGGGATGGAATGCTTTATACATTGAAAATCATGATAAGCCACGTATTGTGTCTACTTGGGGAAATGATAAAGAATATTGGCGTGAAAGTGCAACGGCTTTAGGTGCGATGTATTTCTTTATGCACGGCACACCGTTTATTTATCAAGGACAAGAAATTGGTATGACAAATGTTCAGTTCCCAAATATTGAAGATTACGATGATGTAGCAGTTAAAAATTTATATCGTGAGAAAATTGCAGAAGGAGTATCGCATCAAGATATGATGGAAATTATATGGGCTTCTTGCCGCGATAATTCACGTACACCTATGCAGTGGAACGATGAGATGAATGCTGGTTTTACAACAAATGCACCTTGGTTTGGCATGAATCCAAATTACAAGGAAATTAATGTTGAAAAGCAAAAAAATGAAGAGAAGTCTATTTTCAATTTCTATAAGAAAATGATTGCCTTGAAAAAAGAGCACGATGTACTGAACTACGGTACGTATGATTTACTTTTAGAAGACGATCCACAAATTTATGCATATACACGTACGTTACAGGATGAAAAAGTCATTGTAATTAGTAATATCTCAAAAGAGGAAGTTGTGTATAATGAGCCTTCATTCGCACTAGAACGCAAACGTTTGCTTTTAAATAACTATGAAGTTGCGAAACATGAACAAGTAACTACAATCACGTTAAAACCTTATGAAACAAGGGTTTATCGCATTTCATAA